TGTTGTGGTTGGGGGTTTGGGTACCTCCGAGGTATTCGTAGGAACTGTTTGTTCTCTTCGTGGAGCTTCTTGAGCCTTTTGGTCTCTTCCGACGTCAAGAGGCCCGATCTGGCCTCCGCGGGCACGAACTTGATGTTGAgtttttctgtaaatacatGTTATCATTTAACGTCATCCAACTACCCACACGCTAATGGCAGAAATGAACTGAACGGCAATGGAATCGCTTTGATTTCATCTGAAGGTATGTTAGCCTAGTTACCTGCTACAAACTCAGTTCCCGCGAGTTCGGCGGTGGCCAGAAAGTCGTCCAGAgaactctgctctgtgactgacTGCAGATTGAGGCGACCCCAGTCGTACCCATCGTTTAGCTCGCTGGTGTGGAGCTGtcaatattaaaacaacaacagatgACAATGGAAATTTACTCGAAATGAAAGTTTTAACAAATTCAAACATCTAACATACTGCTTAGTTAATGTACAAATGAACAGCAAAGCAACCTATGATATGGCTAAATAACTTACCCACGAATCTGCGCGTCTGTTTCCACGACCTGCCGTATGTCTTTCCTTTATCAAAGCTCTACCTAATCCCGTGCCACCCCCACCGGACCTTTTCTTTCCCATTGTGGCTTTTGTTAACCGATGAAGGTTACAGAATCACAATCTACTTTTAAATCGATGCAGCTAGATCGCAACCAAGAAGTATTAATTACACCACTCTAATCACCATGTGAGAGTTGTTTTCGTCATGGCAGGAAGCGTCACAGAAGGAACCATATAGCCTACTTGTAAAATACGGCTAAAGAAATCGTGACATATTCCAGAAGAAATTAGTCATAAGTGGCATATCAtatcaaattttaaataataataacttgcCTATAGCCATTTAATATTGCATATAATCGTTTTCGTAGCAGTGTTCCATAAGTAGCTACATAATGGTACGTTCCAAATGTGTCTTCAAATTAACTCTCGAGTGAAACCACGTCAACACATGAATAGTTCCAGAAGGTATCAAACAAACTAGTAATAGGAACCACTCGCATGCACTGAAAcgtttaattttttatttatttatgattaaatTGTTGTTACTTTATCTGTGCAGAATAGAAATGACACTGTTGATATTTTATGTAGCGTATGTAAAGCGTAATTTCCGTCATTAAAACACGGAGCCTGTAAAAATCGAAATCGAGTTTTCGATTGGTGAAATAATTAGGGCACATGTGTGACTAAAAACAGTTATAGTTCtgcatgacatttatttcagatgtgCGTCGATTCCATATTTGTACAACTGAAATTCATCTTTATTCTTTCATATTATTCTTCCGAGTCCTGATGGACCTGCGagtaccttgcctggccaacctttgaaacctggtcatgcagtgctcCTAATATTGTTGATTccgtatggtttttcgcttgtgttgcaTTGTAGCCTACCTCacttgtacgtcgctttggataaaagcgtctgacaaatgaatacatgtgtaAATGATGGACTAACGTTACAATTTAACAAGGCGACTGACAGACTCCGCTTACACCTTTCCCGTGCACCTTTAACACATCGAAATAATAGCCTACTGTTTGACAATGTTCCATAAGAAGACACTGATGACGCGatgtacataaatacagtaATGCAACCAATACTCTACAATGTAAAGTATATATTCAATTGCCATGGCTAAAGaggaacatactgtatttccaGTGCATCTTCAAAATTTGCTGCATGCCACTTTGCAACGAGGACATGACCTGCTACCAGGGTAGTCCAATATTTCAACAAACTGGCACAGTAGCATAATTGTTCACCAGGTTGGTGATCGCCAGCAGTTAATGGACGCCGCATCTGTGTATTGTGGTCTTCACGACCCCATTTAACATCATAAGCATGTCATTTTGTACTGAATCAACCTTCTTTGTCTACCTTGCTTTGGAGTAGGCctataatacatttaatacatataatacatttggcagacacttttatccaaagtgacttacaagtaaGGAATAATACAACATAAGCGAATAACCTTACGGGGTCAACAATATTGGgagcactgcatgaccaggctTCAAAGGTTGGAAAGGCATGGTAGGCCTAcaagcaggtaaagctaacgagtgcgctaaaccattagattacattttttaataatttttttaaaataattgtaataatttttaataggttaggagacagtttgagacatgagaagttccttcAGAgagtagtgtttcaggtgatcatgcgagagcagaagagctgtgtcttcagatattTCTTGAAGACAAAGAGGGACTCAACAGAACGGATGTAGTGTGgaaattcattccaccatcgggggacaacggTGGAGAAAatcctggatagtgattttacaTTGCGATGCGATGGGACCACCAGGCGCCGTTCGGTAGCAGAGCGTAgcggtcgggagggaacatacactatatggacaaaagtattcggacgcctgaccattacactaacagggactgtaatgacattgtattcaaatacatatactttaatatggagttggtcccccttttgcagctataacagcttccactcttcttggaaggctttccacaagattttggagtgtttctgcgggaatttgtgcccattcattctgtagagcatttatgaggtcaggcactgatgttggacaagaaggcctggctcgcaatctccattccagttcatcccaaaagtgctcgatggggttgaggtcagggctctgtgcgggccagtcaagttcttccacaccaaactcatcaaaccatgtctttgtgcactggggcacagtcatgttggaatagaaaaggaccttccccaaactgttgccacaaagttggaagcatagcattgtccaaaatgtcttggtatgctgaagcattaagattgctcttcactggagataaggggcctagcccaaaccctgaaaaacaggtgtggccaaatacgtttgtccatatagtgtacattgcagcagtgagttcaggtggGTAGGTTGGTGCAGTTTCGTTAGTCACCCTGTATGCAAGCATtaaggccttgaacatgatgcgggcagctacagggagccagtggagttagaccaagagaggtgtaatgtgagccctttttggttggttgaaaaccagacgtgcagcCACATCTGTATCAACTGCAAAGTTAAGTGCATGCAGttaggccagccaagagagcattgcagtagtccaatcttgagatgaccagtgcctggaccaggagctgcacagcataGGTAGGGTTCCTTGCAGACATGTACGGAGTTAGTGTCGTTGAGCCTAGCTTAACGGTGATGTCGTGCTGGATCgacgggctggctgggatgactagGAGTTCAGTCTTGGGTATGTGGAGTTGAAGGTGGtgctccttcatccaggctgagatatcTGAGTGACAGGTAGAGATCCATGCTGAGACCgtgaggtcatcaggttggaacgagaggtagagctgggtgtcattgGCATAGACAGGCACAGAGAATGAAAAATCATACAACATCCCGGTTGTCTTCACTCAAAACACCTTGAGTGAAGACCACCGGGAAATAGTACTTATGTAGCCTAttcttatattttaattatttattatattattatatttttattaatcttgTTTTACGGAGCTGCATAATGCGAACTGTGGGCTACTTCCAACTGTACTTCCTTAAAATGATTGCTTGAAAGGATAAATGCGTTTGTAGACTGCAAAGTGACAACCAACATGGATATGACGGTAAGTATACCCACTGTATGGTTGATTCATTGTAAATCCAGAAGATGGCGATAGTTAACCGTTTTAAAACATAATTCCTTAACGTTTCTGTGCACAACTGAAACCGATATCTAAGTGAAACACCTACATTGTCCGACTAAGGAGATTTCTCTTCTTGCCATTAGTGGAAATAATATCCAGCTCACCACGTGCCGTAACTTACagtttaataattaaataaacactaATTTCATGCAAAATCTAGCATGCGTTAATAGGACATGTATGAAATACGTAGACCTATTTAAAATCCATCGGTTTAATGTCTCAATCTTTAATATATAATCCGCGCATGCCAGTTATGCCAATATAGGCTAGTATTAACTTTTCAATAAGCCACATATGAGCATCGCTTCAAGGTGTCCTTCTGACTATTTAAAGATACGGTACAATTCATTGGGTTGGTGGTGTCCGATACTGTCTCTGTTTCCATCTCCCCTACCGTCTTAGCATAATGGTTCAACCCAGTGTATATTAACAGCTGATCTTCTCATTCGCCACAGTCAATTTATGGAAGTATGATCGGAGTCATCCAATTTTAGGGGATGCAAAGTGAGAGGGAAATGTGCCAGATATGAGGTAGCTGTTCTGATTAAAAGAACTAGCTACTTAGCTTCGCAGTTAGCTGCAATTTCCGCGGTATTAGgtaataaatgacaaatgaaggGAGGGAGAATCTTTAGGTGCAGCAAACGCTCCTCCTCGCGTAGATTTTACAGCCGCTTACAGTCTACAACCATATAATGCTGCCCTGGAAGAAGAATAAATTTGACTTGATCGAGGAAGACAAGCAGTCGAAGCAGAAGGGTTATGCCGTGAGTCTGAACTACTCTGCGCTGACCTCCTTTGCTAAGTCTTGCCCGGAAAGTGCACTAAACAGAGTAGGGAACATGTTCAAATCTAAGCGGAAAAAGGTCAAAATCACCAGCGAGGACCCTACTTATACGGTCCTGTATCTGGGGAATGCCACCACCATCCAGTCCAAAGGAGATGGTTGTACCGACGTGGCGGTCAGCAAGATCTGGAGCAAAAGCGAAATGGGCAAGAATGGCACAAAAATGAAGCTGACCATCAGCTCGCAGGGTATACGGATGGTGCATGTGGACGACAAGGCACGGAGACCGGGACACTTGTATTTACTGCACCGGATAACCTACTGCGTTGCTGACCCGAGGCTTCCCAAGGTTTTCGCTTGGATCTACAGGCATGAGATGAAGCACAAAGCGGTAATGCTGAGGTGCCACGCAGTGCTTGTGTCCAAACCGGAGAAGGCGAAAGCAATGGCGCTCCTTTTGTATCAGACATCGGCGACTGCCTTAGCTGAGTTTAAAAGGCTGAAACGAAGGGACGATGCAaggcaccagcagcagcagctcataGGAGAGCAAACGATTCCACTGGTGCCCCTCAGGAAGCTTTTGAACGGACAGTGCTATTACAAACCCCCGGTTGAGCGCAGCAGGAGCGCACCGAAACTTGGGTCTATCACAGAGGACCTGctgggggaagaggaagaggaaaaggcGATGCACTTTGAGTGCGAGGACATTCTGGACACCGACGATGATTGCTTGGACAATGGTAAGCAAGAGCTTTCTCAGATTATCAACGATCTTGGCGAGATGTGCATTGGAAATGACGTTCAGACATTGAAAGCCGACCTTCGGGTCACTCGACTGCTCTCAGGCGAGAGCACGGGGAGCGAATCATCGATAGAGAGCAACCAGGAAACCAGTCCTGTTACCAACGGATTCGAGGAGGGCAAAATGCAGGAAATTGGTTGACTGTGCATCACCAATTTTGTCTGAACCAAAAATTGCCTCAGCTATAAATGATtacctttttatttaatgtactgtCCATCACAAGGGTTGCGTATGCTTGTGGTATTGTGCCTCCTCATCCAAACGACTTGAATGATATTTTAAAGATTAAAGGTATGTTAGATTGTGGATAAAGTCCCATAGTGACACACTACACATTTTCTGAAGGATTCTCCAACGAGCACAACAGCAGGAAGGAATGACCGTAGGTCTGGCAAAGTTGTGCGGTGCGATTCGAAATACTTGCTCGCTGCGGTGGTCATCACTCTAATTTATTAGGAGGGTTTTGTTTCGGAGACGCCTGTTTACCCAGTCGTTTTCCTTTGAAGAAATGCCGAACTCTTCAACGGTCCTGAACAAGACAACTCGCATGTTCAAAACGCTTCCCCGTTGATCCACCAGCGGGAAACATACACTCCTTCGGGACATTCcgttttatattattattattattattattattattattattattattttgcactgCTGTGAATTTCTTTTGAGCGTAACGttattttgtacatattgttCTTCTCATAAATGTTCtcataaacataaatgttataTCTTTGCTGTGCAAAAGGAAAGAGTGTATTAAGATGTACATAGTGAAATAATTATGTGTATACAAacgtttgttattttttaaaaaagaaaatgtggtaTGTTTCTGTCGCAAAATTaccaataaacaataaaacaaaaagtatgGTCACCTTTTTGTTAGTGGGGAAGCATTCCGTTTCTTTTCAGAATTGCTGGTAACATCCATTCGGAATGCAGTTTGACAGAGTGGCATGGGGGATGTCATGTTATTTTGTGACCGACCGTATTTCCTTCTGATCACAGCACTTCAGCTCAGAGTAATCCGTGAGACATATGCTGCAGATTTTGGGGTTGACAGATCTATTACTCATCTAAAAGTTTGCTGAAGTTTATAAAAACTGAGTCTATGAAGTCCTTCATCTTGTCTGACGGTAATGACGCAAATGCAGGGGCAGCGTTTCAGTTTAGCTGTTAAAACCATTTTTAGCAAGTCGAATAATGTAgatacagaataataaaaattggGGGAGCAGTTTCAATATCAAATTCACCACAAACCAGCTGTTCTGGGCGCCGTAGGTTATCCCAGAATATTTGCAAAATTACGGTGTGGGTGTAGTGACCGTATGGCCGTATAGCGCAAGCGTGATTGATTTCCATGCTGTCTTTTGAGCCATTGGAGCGCATGCCGTCTGTGACACGGACGTCTCTCCGCAGCCTCATCATATGTAGAACACTGATAATGCATATCGGGCGTTGCGCTGGTTACGCTGCAGAGACAGGGGGGGAAGCAACGCAGATGCTTCCTGATGAAGACCAGACAACGCTGTCGGAATCAGTTCACAGCTGTGATGGACTGACTGAAATACGCTAAGAGCTGACCGCAGACAGCAGTCATGGTAACTCAAGTATTGCGATTTGACCCATCGTTGCCTCCTAACTCTGAGCACAGTGTTTGCATGTTGGCGGTCATTTATACCGATCGCTGTGTTGTTgtattacatcacatcatttattttctcagcgGAGGACAACGTTATTCAAGGAAACTTGCAGCATTCCGATATTTTCACacactttaaaatacagaaagggAGTTTGTCGCACCAGTTTGGCTAAATTACTTCTTGTAAAGATGGAGCAGCAGTTCCCCACCAAGAATTTCAACAATCATTCCAAAGGTCGAGAGCTCAGTGCTATAACCATAACACAGAATGCTATCTTATTAGAGGAGTTATGAGTGATTAACATTACGAATTAACACTGAGAGACACTCCATAATTTCTCTAGTGGAAAATGATGATACATAGAGTGCAATGGGTTTACAAACATCCACCTGGaagaaatgttcttttaaattctttattttgtattggCATGTTTGCACATCCCTCTGTTCCATTTCTGGCAAAGTTCAGTTGGTGGTTCAAAGTTATatctaaaacacaaaataaaaacaagccaTGAAGTAGCCTAAATTTCTGATTTATAAAGTTTGTCCAGTGATGTCAATCCATGATCTTTCATCAAGACCAGGCGTGCTACAGTCTCTCAGCATTGGGTAGATTTGCTGTTTACCATCGCACCACTGGGCACGTTCTGATTTAGTGCTGGGTGGAGACTCAGCTTTGTGCTGCTACATGCGGTGTCAGACCATTAGTGTTCTGAACGGGCTGACACCATGCTACCACAGTATATTGGCCTCAGTCCGTCTGGTGGAGCTAGCCTCCCAGGCCCCTCGCCACGTGCACAAAGGGACCTCTGGGACATGactgcagaggaagaaagaaagtgGAAGTGACGGTGAACCTACTCGTTGTTTGGTGCAGTAGCTTTGTGAGTACATGTCAGCATTCAAACAGAGCCTGCTGCACTTCAGCGGTAATGCCGTCCTTGTGAGCGAGTTTAATTGCTTATGGAAATTGACTTATCTTATGGAACTTAATATGTGGAATCCTGATGCTATACTTTTAAAGGAATAAAACAgacatattaaaatgaaagtgtaCAACCTATGAAAATGCTGACTtctaaatacaaatacaaaatctgCTGTCAAACAACAATCATAATTAGCTAGCTGTCCATTCATATTTTGTTGATCTAAAGTAACACCAAATTACattatcaatgaaaaaataaaaatattttgaagcaaattaattaaatattcatgttgCAAAGACTGATTCTTCATGTTCCTCCTATCATAATACAATTTGTCTTGAGGTAATCAGGCATACTTTCAGACAGTTTAATTTGGTTCTGGCTTGCCACTCTGGGTGTTATAAGGAAGTTATATTGTAGAATAGCAGGTATATTGTAGTAtggaatatttcacatttgattAGCATTATGATTCCATTTACATACTGGTAATAAATAACCAAATATTGTCTTTCCATACAAAACAGGGCcataaatgatcatttaaatgaatgtgggCAGAAGCTGTTACAACATATTATAAGTCTCTTTTCAGTTGTTTGTTCATTTAGAATTCTACCTACAggtgaacatgcacacacacacacacacataaaagtTTTGCGCATGAGAAAAAAAGTATTGGTTTAGATGTCTCCTTTTTTGACAAAGGTAATGATGTTAACAGTTGTACCTGTCCTCACTCTTGTCAGGATTTTCGCTTTAACCATTCAGAGGAAAGAGATCCATCAGCTCTTCCACGAGAGGCCAATGGTGGGGGCAAGAAGgacacctgcacacactgacgGCATGGCTTCCTGGGAGCAGTGGAGATTTCAGGGAACAATAAAGAGCTCAGTTCCCATGAAAATCACATGGGAACGGCTCCCAATTCAACAGGGAGCTGTCCCCAACAGCTGGTCCCTGTCATTTTATAGCTCTGTTTACACACTTGAACAGCTGTGCAGCAATTCACCTGCAGGTCAGACTGAACTAGGTGATTCTGGTATGATGCAGAAACCTAGATACTAGCTGCCTGTTCCCCTGTATTTGCACCTTCCACTGACCTGTTCTTCACCGATGCAAAGAGGACAGTCAGCATTGCCGTGTTTAGGCTCCTTGCACTTCTGGGTGGAGGCTGTCAGAACTGAGTGGTTATTTAGTTCCATACAGTTACAGTCTGACTCACCCAAGGACATTCAACCACAGAAAGCCTAATGTCAACATCAAAGTGAACTTGCAATGTTATTATAGCATATCTGTGAACTGCACATTTTATATGACAGAGGAACTGTTTATTAAATAATCATACTGCAGTTTGCTTTACTTTACACTTGACATATACTTTCAGCAGTGCCAGCACACTCCAACATGATTAGACCAGAATCTTGTGGgttgttttgtcatttacacTGTCCTCACTTATgatgtaaaatatgcatttgtgtttagttgtaaatgtattaatttcCACATATTAAGTTTACTCCTTGACCACTCCATGTTCATAAGTTTATATATATCATTATGATTTTATGCAATATATGCTGGTCTTTAGAGTAAGTAAACACAGGTTAATTTAAACAGCCTAAGGAGGATAGAGTGGGCTTGac
The nucleotide sequence above comes from Megalops cyprinoides isolate fMegCyp1 chromosome 2, fMegCyp1.pri, whole genome shotgun sequence. Encoded proteins:
- the fam43a gene encoding protein FAM43A is translated as MLPWKKNKFDLIEEDKQSKQKGYAVSLNYSALTSFAKSCPESALNRVGNMFKSKRKKVKITSEDPTYTVLYLGNATTIQSKGDGCTDVAVSKIWSKSEMGKNGTKMKLTISSQGIRMVHVDDKARRPGHLYLLHRITYCVADPRLPKVFAWIYRHEMKHKAVMLRCHAVLVSKPEKAKAMALLLYQTSATALAEFKRLKRRDDARHQQQQLIGEQTIPLVPLRKLLNGQCYYKPPVERSRSAPKLGSITEDLLGEEEEEKAMHFECEDILDTDDDCLDNGKQELSQIINDLGEMCIGNDVQTLKADLRVTRLLSGESTGSESSIESNQETSPVTNGFEEGKMQEIG